The Vampirovibrio chlorellavorus genome includes the window GTATACACATACCCCACCCCATGCCCGTAGGCTTGCGCTCCGCTGTAATGGGGGTCCCGAAGGTGGGTGGGCACGGGGTAATTGTGCCCATGGCGGGTGATATCGGCCATGGCGGCGTCAATGGCGCTAATGGCCGCATTGCTTTTGGGTGCGTTGGCCGTGTAAATGGTGGCCATTGCCAAGGGAATGCGCCCTTCCGGCAAGCCCAGCCTTTCCACGGCCTGGGCGGCGGCCACGGCCAACTGGAACGCTTTGGGGTCGGCCAAGCCCACATCCTCACTGGCGGTAATCATTAACCTGCGGGCGATAAAACGGGGATCTTCCCCGCCGGCCAGCATTTTACCCAGCCAGTAAATGGCCGCGTCGGCGTCCCCGCCCCGCATGCTTTTCTGGTAGGCGGAAGCGTGATCGAAATGTTCATCGCCTTGTCGGTCGTAGTTGAGCCGGTTTTGCTGGGCCAGTTGCTCCAGCAGGGTCATTTCAATCAGGCGGGTGTCATCGCCTTTTTCGTCTTTCCAAATGGGAGCGCACTTAAAGGCCGTTTCCAGCAAATTCAGGGCGCTACGGCCGTCGCCGTTGGCATAATCGGCAATAAAGCCCATGGCCTCCAGTGAAATGGTCAGTTTTTGGCGGGTTTTCCCCAGAAAGACCACCCCCCGCTTGATGAGCGTCTTCATATGCTCCCGGTTTAAGGCGTTCAGGCGCACAATCAACACTCGGGATAAAAGGGCCGGAATCACCTGAAAGGAGGGATTCTCCGTGGTGGCCCCCATTAAAATAATGGTGCCGTTTTCCACAAAGGGCAAAATGGCGTCTTGCTGGGTCTTGCTGTAGCGGTGAATTTCATCGATGAATACCACGGTCGCCGCCCCAGAGAGCTTCAGGGTCTCTTCAGCCTGAGCCACCGCTTCCCGCAACTCCTTAATGCCGGAGTTTACCGCGCTGAGTTCGATAAATTCCGCCCCGGAGCCTTTGGCGATGATGCGGGCCAGGGTGGTTTTACC containing:
- a CDS encoding replication-associated recombination protein A, with the translated sequence MQSNNLLNILAEQNRQTPLPELMRPKTLDDYLGQEEVLGTGTPLRNLIETRQLISLIFWGLPGVGKTTLARIIAKGSGAEFIELSAVNSGIKELREAVAQAEETLKLSGAATVVFIDEIHRYSKTQQDAILPFVENGTIILMGATTENPSFQVIPALLSRVLIVRLNALNREHMKTLIKRGVVFLGKTRQKLTISLEAMGFIADYANGDGRSALNLLETAFKCAPIWKDEKGDDTRLIEMTLLEQLAQQNRLNYDRQGDEHFDHASAYQKSMRGGDADAAIYWLGKMLAGGEDPRFIARRLMITASEDVGLADPKAFQLAVAAAQAVERLGLPEGRIPLAMATIYTANAPKSNAAISAIDAAMADITRHGHNYPVPTHLRDPHYSGAQAYGHGVGYVYTHDHPETPQVFLPAELAEKRYVTPQPGQRVGKARSQTSVDS